In Hemiscyllium ocellatum isolate sHemOce1 chromosome 33, sHemOce1.pat.X.cur, whole genome shotgun sequence, the following are encoded in one genomic region:
- the LOC132831217 gene encoding somatostatin receptor type 5-like, whose amino-acid sequence MEKRLSDLATPSAGARDYSIPTLSVENVSTNSTLEPSINGSGGAILIPAIYFTVCAIGLSGNTLVIHVILCYAKMESVTNLYILNLAIADELFMVGLPFLAIQNALSYWPFGSLVCRLVMTVDGINQFTSIFCLTVMSIDRYLAVVHPVKSIKWRKPHVAKVINAMVWAVSFVVVLPVVIFSDVKTGMHTCNINWPEPIIVWSTAFIIYTATLGFFGPLLVICLCYLLIVIKLRSSGKKVKATSTKRKKSERRVTWMVVIVVAVFVFCWLPFYVMNIVNLVSSMPSEPALVGLYFFVVVLSYANSCANPIIYGFLSDNFKQGFRKILCRSSRRVDVNNPGSRGTDSTYMEMQHINNIAQNAPAWENLLGESSEQKVPNEVLPNATKNGTLEISDL is encoded by the coding sequence ATGGAGAAACGTCTATCTGACCTTGCGACACCTTCAGCAGGTGCCAGAGATTACAGCATTCCGACCCTTTCTGTTGAAAACGTGTCCACGAATAGCACTTTGGAACCGTCAATTAATGGCAGCGGAGGGGCCATACTCATCCCTGCCATATATTTCACCGTGTGTGCCATCGGACTCAGCGGCAACACACTGGTCATCCACGTCATCCTCTGTTACGCCAAGATGGAATCCGTCACCAATCTGTACATCCTGAACCTCGCCATAGCAGATGAACTTTTCATGGTTGGTCTGCCCTTCCTCGCCATTCAGAATGCCTTGTCCTACTGGCCATTTGGCTCGCTCGTGTGCCGGTTGGTGATGACGGTGGATGGCATCAACCAGTTCACCAGTATCTTCTGTCTGACCGTCATGAGCATCGACAGGTACTTGGCAGTGGTCCACCCTGTGAAGTCCATCAAATGGCGCAAGCCCCATGTGGCCAAAGTCATCAACGCCATGGTCTGGGCCGTCTCCTTCGTGGTGGTCCTCCCTGTCGTCATCTTCTCAGACGTGAAGACAGGCATGCACACTTGCAACATCAACTGGCCGGAGCCCATTATCGTCTGGTCTACTGCCTTCATCATTTACACGGCCACCTTGGGCTTCTTCGGTCCTCTGCTGGTCATCTGTCTCTGCTACCTTCTCATCGTCATCAAGTTGCGGTCCTCGGGCAAGAAGGTGAAGGCCACCTCCACTAAGAGGAAGAAATCTGAGCGCCGGGTGACCTGGATGGTGGTCATCGTGGTGGCGGTGTTCGTCTTCTGCTGGCTACCGTTCTACGTGATGAACATCGTCAACCTGGTGTCCAGCATGCCCTCAGAGCCTGCCTTGGTGGGCCTCTACTTCTTCGTGGTGGTGCTTTCTTATGCCAACAGCTGCGCCAACCCCATCATCTACGGTTTCCTGTCGGACAACTTCAAGCAAGGCTTCCGCAAGATCCTGTGCCGCTCCAGCCGCAGGGTAGACGTCAACAATCCGGGCAGCAGGGGGACGGACAGCACCTACATGGAGATGCAGCATATCAACAACATCGCCCAGAATGCCCCGGCCTGGGAAAACCTGCTGGGCGAGAGCTCAGAGCAGAAAGTGCCCAACGAGGTCTTACCCAACGCAACCAAAAACGGGACTCTGGAGATCAGCGACTTGTAA